Proteins encoded within one genomic window of Mesorhizobium sp. B2-1-8:
- a CDS encoding ferritin-like domain-containing protein: MATTKAASKKGLNELFHDTLKDIYFAEKKILATLPKMAKAAQSVDLKAAFEKHRVQTEEHVARLEEVFEVIDKKPVGKTCAAIMGITEEGAEIMEEYKGSPSLDVGLLAAAQAVEHYEISRYGTLRTWASELGLTEAVNLLDQTLGEEKETDAALTELAESAVNIAAEAA, translated from the coding sequence ATGGCGACGACGAAGGCGGCCTCGAAGAAAGGCCTCAACGAACTTTTCCACGACACGCTGAAAGACATCTATTTCGCCGAGAAGAAGATTCTCGCCACGCTGCCCAAGATGGCAAAGGCCGCGCAGAGCGTTGACCTGAAAGCGGCCTTCGAGAAGCATCGCGTCCAGACCGAGGAGCACGTCGCGCGGCTCGAGGAAGTGTTCGAGGTGATCGACAAGAAGCCCGTCGGCAAGACCTGCGCCGCCATCATGGGCATCACCGAAGAAGGCGCCGAGATCATGGAGGAGTACAAGGGCTCGCCCTCGCTCGACGTCGGCCTGCTGGCCGCCGCCCAAGCCGTCGAGCATTATGAAATCTCACGCTACGGCACGCTCCGGACGTGGGCTTCCGAACTCGGCTTGACCGAGGCAGTCAACCTGCTCGACCAGACATTGGGCGAGGAAAAGGAAACGGACGCGGCGCTCACCGAGCTCGCCGAATCCGCCGTCAATATAGCGGCCGAGGCCGCATAG
- a CDS encoding cysteine hydrolase family protein, producing MPVLRPIPPNAVHICVDMQRMFMPPGPWAVEWFPQTLPKVLRLTERRPGRTIFTRFIPALRAGDGHGQWRGYYQHWAEMTLEKAGTDVIELAPELKDFVPPARQFDKPVYSPWFGGRLKRALTAEDVDTIVVSGGEADMCVLATLLGAIDFGFRTVLAEDAICSTSDEAYDSIVRLFTKRYSHHVEVAPVDEILESWA from the coding sequence ATGCCTGTGTTGCGCCCCATTCCTCCAAACGCCGTGCACATCTGTGTCGACATGCAGCGCATGTTCATGCCTCCCGGGCCGTGGGCGGTCGAGTGGTTTCCCCAGACTCTGCCCAAAGTGCTTCGGCTCACCGAGAGGCGGCCGGGGCGAACCATCTTCACCCGCTTCATTCCGGCGCTACGGGCAGGAGACGGGCATGGCCAGTGGCGCGGGTATTATCAACACTGGGCAGAGATGACACTCGAAAAAGCGGGGACGGACGTCATCGAGCTGGCGCCGGAGCTGAAGGATTTCGTTCCGCCGGCCCGACAGTTCGACAAACCGGTCTATTCGCCCTGGTTCGGAGGCAGGTTGAAACGCGCGCTCACCGCGGAGGATGTCGACACCATTGTCGTCAGTGGAGGCGAGGCCGACATGTGCGTTCTGGCGACCCTGCTTGGAGCCATCGATTTCGGCTTTCGGACGGTGCTGGCCGAGGATGCGATCTGCAGCACCTCCGACGAAGCCTATGACAGTATCGTGAGGCTGTTCACCAAAAGATATTCCCACCATGTCGAAGTCGCTCCGGTGGACGAAATTCTGGAATCCTGGGCCTAG
- a CDS encoding inorganic diphosphatase, producing MADYLRLPATCRNLFRVIVETPRGSAAKLAYEPKTGVFEYSRLLPVGNTYPYDWGFVPSTLGDDGDPLDGLVIHQAAAAPGVVIKCDLLGALRVKQRDPDGTKVRNDRYIFCPHKEDAPDEPVAAADVSQDLRREIEQFFLSSVLGTGKKIKLKGWQDAAEAKLSLTKEMKSFKRKFADR from the coding sequence ATGGCGGACTATCTGAGACTCCCGGCAACCTGCCGAAATTTGTTTCGTGTGATCGTTGAAACGCCGCGCGGGTCCGCTGCAAAGCTTGCCTATGAGCCGAAGACCGGGGTGTTTGAATATTCTCGGCTCCTTCCTGTCGGGAACACCTATCCCTACGATTGGGGTTTCGTACCTTCGACTTTGGGCGATGACGGCGATCCGCTGGACGGGCTGGTCATCCACCAGGCGGCCGCGGCGCCGGGCGTCGTCATCAAGTGCGACCTTCTGGGCGCACTGAGGGTGAAGCAGCGTGATCCCGATGGCACGAAGGTCCGTAACGACAGGTATATCTTCTGCCCTCACAAGGAAGACGCGCCGGACGAGCCAGTGGCTGCCGCCGATGTCTCACAGGATCTTCGCCGGGAAATAGAACAATTCTTCCTTTCGTCGGTGTTGGGTACCGGCAAGAAAATCAAGCTGAAGGGCTGGCAGGACGCTGCCGAGGCCAAGCTTTCGCTGACGAAAGAGATGAAATCCTTCAAGCGAAAATTCGCCGACCGGTGA
- a CDS encoding DUF768 domain-containing protein, translated as MSARGLDFLHEWIANNIPETAKPDVICVDELTDKLIADAKAIGIKRVELDEEVDSLYRTIIEAIVHHEHGRPE; from the coding sequence ATGAGCGCGCGTGGCCTCGATTTCCTGCATGAATGGATCGCGAACAACATCCCCGAGACGGCGAAACCAGACGTCATCTGCGTGGATGAACTTACCGATAAGCTAATTGCGGATGCCAAGGCGATCGGCATCAAGCGGGTCGAGCTCGACGAGGAAGTGGACAGCCTCTACCGCACCATTATCGAAGCGATAGTGCATCACGAACATGGTCGGCCTGAATGA
- a CDS encoding DUF1236 domain-containing protein produces the protein MKTTLIPAVAGLALLAGLGFALADEIIVTPEQQTVVKEYVHKHKIASVNVLGLELGIGSAVPDTVELQTVPDVKYRYAVVNDHTVLIDPSTRKVIQVIE, from the coding sequence TTGAAAACTACCCTCATCCCCGCCGTCGCCGGCCTGGCCCTTTTGGCTGGTCTAGGCTTTGCCCTCGCCGACGAGATCATCGTCACCCCGGAACAGCAGACCGTGGTCAAGGAATATGTCCACAAGCACAAGATCGCTTCGGTCAACGTGCTGGGACTCGAGCTCGGCATTGGCTCGGCGGTGCCGGACACGGTTGAATTGCAGACGGTGCCTGACGTCAAGTATCGCTATGCTGTCGTCAATGATCACACCGTGCTGATCGACCCGAGCACCCGCAAGGTGATCCAGGTAATCGAGTGA
- a CDS encoding class I SAM-dependent methyltransferase, with the protein MTRKEIHAARKLADAERRDPGIVERAIAGRIAAGLEPSRANLRVAIGTDSASAADRGHNLYETCPEAMHTLLALETFGGRIKEPACGRGAISRMLESAGYDVVLADLVDYGTHDRHGVCQEVRDFLTSEPDESCDDIATNPPYGATLNAFVAHALRVHRPPKMALLLNLNFLCGFEDPDRNYAMDECKPARVHVFTRRLPMMHRDGWDGDLASSRMNLAWFVWQQDLVGEYAGPTVINRVDWKDYQPGKSA; encoded by the coding sequence TTGACCCGCAAGGAAATCCACGCCGCGCGCAAGCTGGCCGATGCCGAGCGGCGGGATCCTGGCATCGTGGAACGCGCCATTGCCGGCCGCATCGCCGCCGGACTCGAGCCGAGCCGTGCGAACCTGCGCGTGGCGATCGGCACCGACAGCGCCAGCGCCGCCGATCGCGGCCACAATCTCTACGAGACGTGCCCCGAAGCGATGCACACGCTTCTGGCGCTGGAGACGTTCGGCGGCCGGATCAAGGAACCGGCCTGCGGTCGGGGAGCTATCTCACGCATGCTCGAGTCGGCGGGCTATGACGTCGTGCTGGCCGACCTGGTCGACTATGGCACCCACGACCGCCACGGCGTTTGCCAGGAAGTGCGCGATTTCCTCACCAGCGAGCCTGATGAGAGCTGCGACGACATCGCCACAAATCCGCCCTACGGCGCCACCCTCAACGCGTTCGTGGCGCATGCGCTGCGCGTGCACCGGCCACCGAAGATGGCGCTGCTCCTCAACCTGAATTTCCTCTGCGGCTTCGAGGATCCTGACCGCAACTACGCCATGGACGAGTGCAAGCCGGCGCGCGTGCATGTCTTCACGCGACGCCTGCCCATGATGCATCGCGACGGCTGGGACGGTGACCTTGCGTCGAGCCGCATGAACCTAGCGTGGTTCGTGTGGCAGCAGGATCTCGTCGGCGAGTATGCCGGGCCGACGGTGATCAATCGCGTCGACTGGAAGGACTATCAGCCGGGAAAGTCGGCATGA
- a CDS encoding tetratricopeptide repeat protein encodes MSSVKCNTPVVILAATCAGIFTHLSCAFAGDFYITEQMTCDAVGDLAAKRQEWEKDAALGKASALNNLGFVYELGCGVKPDAQRAREYFEQAAAKGDPQAEHNLGYLYDKGAIGLAQNSALAFAWYSKAAAKGFAQSELSLATMYQIGQGVPKDPVRAVELLRQAADQGFAHAQFQLGAAYESGEGVERNYAQAMMWYQKAAAQNDPTALAAIGYLYEYARGVPQDFAAATGWYRAAAALDSPIGENNLGGIYDSGKGVASDPAQAAIWFEKAAARGLSAADTNLGQLYADGRGVPEDYDRAARLFEVAAAKGDAQGEQDLGVCYLKGKGVQQSDAQALYWFRKAAQQNHAGAQHNLGLMYAMGRGTPVNYAEAFAWLKKSADLGNAIALNDLGSLYERGLGVGADRSKAIDCYRRSADRGVPQAKENLQRLLK; translated from the coding sequence ATGAGCAGTGTGAAATGCAATACTCCGGTAGTGATTCTGGCTGCAACTTGCGCCGGGATATTTACCCACCTTTCCTGCGCGTTTGCAGGCGATTTCTATATAACAGAGCAAATGACGTGTGACGCCGTCGGTGATCTCGCCGCAAAGCGGCAGGAATGGGAAAAGGACGCCGCCTTAGGCAAGGCGTCGGCGCTGAACAATCTCGGGTTTGTGTACGAACTGGGTTGCGGCGTGAAACCGGACGCCCAGCGGGCCAGGGAGTATTTCGAGCAAGCCGCCGCCAAGGGCGACCCGCAAGCAGAGCACAACCTAGGATACCTATACGACAAGGGCGCGATCGGCTTGGCTCAGAACAGCGCTCTCGCCTTTGCCTGGTACAGCAAGGCGGCCGCGAAGGGCTTTGCTCAATCGGAATTGAGCCTGGCAACAATGTATCAGATTGGCCAAGGAGTACCCAAGGACCCAGTCAGGGCCGTCGAACTCCTCCGCCAGGCGGCGGATCAAGGGTTTGCCCACGCCCAATTTCAGCTGGGCGCGGCCTATGAGAGCGGAGAAGGCGTTGAGCGCAACTATGCGCAAGCGATGATGTGGTATCAGAAGGCGGCAGCCCAGAACGATCCCACGGCGCTGGCGGCAATTGGCTATTTGTATGAATATGCCCGAGGTGTCCCACAGGACTTCGCCGCTGCCACCGGCTGGTATCGGGCTGCGGCTGCGCTAGACAGCCCTATCGGCGAAAACAATCTAGGCGGAATTTATGACAGCGGCAAAGGCGTCGCATCCGATCCCGCACAGGCCGCCATTTGGTTCGAAAAGGCGGCTGCACGGGGACTGTCCGCGGCCGACACCAACCTTGGCCAGCTCTACGCCGACGGCCGAGGCGTCCCAGAGGACTATGATCGTGCCGCAAGGTTATTTGAAGTCGCGGCGGCAAAGGGCGACGCCCAAGGTGAACAAGATCTGGGAGTATGCTACCTCAAGGGAAAAGGTGTCCAGCAAAGCGACGCCCAGGCCTTGTATTGGTTTAGAAAGGCGGCTCAGCAAAATCATGCCGGAGCCCAGCACAATTTGGGCCTCATGTACGCAATGGGTCGCGGCACTCCTGTCAATTACGCGGAGGCCTTCGCCTGGCTGAAGAAAAGCGCGGACTTGGGCAATGCCATTGCGCTCAACGATTTGGGAAGTCTCTACGAGAGGGGCTTAGGCGTAGGAGCGGACCGTTCAAAAGCAATCGATTGTTACAGGAGATCGGCGGATCGGGGCGTCCCCCAAGCCAAAGAAAATCTGCAAAGACTACTCAAATAA
- a CDS encoding tetratricopeptide repeat protein produces MEFPKPSKVSCLVVDLTIAVLAVGASFLAPLNPAADAAEAQASYSAENYGKAFTQWKLLAERGDAAAQFNLGMLYAHGQGVAQDKTHAVFWWHKAADAGNPDAAYYLGSCYAIGSGVEKDFSMAAHWFGEAAEKGHAQAQSQLGNLYWQGDGVAPDNRLAFNWWSKAAVAGVAEAQYNVAASYAAGRGVAKDDNQAFVWFSKAASQGYAPAQYELGVMYSKGIAVAVDEVKAAAWQRKAAEQGYAIAQTVLGARYAQGAGMAQSGPDAIIWWLKAANQGNVDAQLSLGFAYATGKIVPRNEVTAMAWWRAAAEKGNVDAQFNLGFLYYNGVGGRPDYTLSALWLDRAAKNGSTKAQFYLNIMKQKGLL; encoded by the coding sequence ATGGAGTTTCCTAAGCCTTCCAAGGTGAGTTGCTTAGTAGTTGACCTAACCATTGCTGTTCTGGCGGTTGGCGCATCGTTCTTGGCACCTTTGAACCCAGCTGCAGACGCGGCCGAAGCGCAAGCGTCTTATAGTGCCGAAAACTACGGCAAGGCTTTCACCCAATGGAAGTTGTTGGCGGAGCGAGGGGACGCCGCCGCCCAGTTCAATCTCGGCATGTTGTACGCACATGGCCAAGGAGTTGCGCAAGATAAGACGCACGCTGTTTTCTGGTGGCACAAAGCTGCCGACGCAGGAAATCCGGATGCCGCTTACTATCTTGGCTCTTGCTACGCCATTGGTTCGGGGGTTGAGAAAGACTTTTCCATGGCGGCACACTGGTTCGGCGAGGCGGCAGAAAAGGGGCACGCTCAGGCCCAAAGCCAGTTGGGGAACTTGTATTGGCAAGGTGACGGTGTCGCGCCTGACAATCGGCTGGCATTCAACTGGTGGTCGAAGGCCGCAGTGGCGGGTGTCGCTGAAGCTCAGTACAATGTTGCCGCTTCATATGCTGCAGGACGGGGCGTTGCCAAAGACGACAACCAAGCATTCGTATGGTTCAGCAAGGCGGCGAGCCAAGGCTATGCTCCTGCTCAGTATGAGCTAGGTGTGATGTATTCAAAGGGCATTGCCGTGGCTGTGGATGAAGTCAAAGCGGCTGCCTGGCAACGCAAAGCAGCCGAGCAAGGATACGCGATTGCACAAACGGTGTTGGGCGCCAGGTACGCGCAAGGCGCCGGGATGGCTCAAAGTGGCCCCGATGCGATCATCTGGTGGCTCAAAGCCGCAAATCAGGGAAATGTCGATGCCCAACTGAGTTTGGGATTCGCGTATGCCACGGGAAAAATTGTGCCCAGAAACGAGGTAACCGCCATGGCTTGGTGGCGTGCTGCCGCTGAAAAGGGGAATGTCGACGCGCAGTTCAATCTCGGTTTTCTGTACTACAACGGTGTAGGTGGTCGCCCTGATTATACTCTTTCTGCGCTTTGGCTCGATAGAGCAGCAAAGAATGGTAGCACAAAGGCGCAGTTTTACCTGAACATCATGAAACAGAAGGGCCTATTGTAG
- a CDS encoding ParB/RepB/Spo0J family partition protein → MENLARADIKAMEEARAFQAMLDRGWTVEKLAKDIGVQQARITARTALLNLDEAIQSLVDSNHFPLGHANYLVDLPKNDQVQIVKLFTTGKLKDGPASGLRRNLCATASTRAACSTMTAETSHRRTMSPP, encoded by the coding sequence TTGGAGAACCTCGCCCGCGCCGACATCAAGGCGATGGAGGAGGCCCGGGCGTTTCAGGCCATGCTCGACCGCGGCTGGACGGTTGAGAAGCTGGCGAAGGATATCGGCGTCCAGCAGGCGCGCATTACCGCCCGCACGGCGTTGCTCAATCTGGACGAGGCGATCCAGTCGCTGGTCGACAGCAACCATTTCCCGCTCGGACACGCAAATTATCTGGTCGATCTCCCTAAGAACGACCAGGTGCAGATCGTAAAGCTTTTCACGACTGGCAAGCTGAAAGACGGTCCGGCGTCAGGGCTGCGGCGCAATCTGTGCGCGACCGCATCGACCAGGGCGGCATGTTCGACAATGACCGCCGAGACGAGCCATCGAAGGACGATGTCGCCGCCATGA
- a CDS encoding DUF2612 domain-containing protein, whose translation MTMTYSFAFQLTPVELAIVQNSGVLPKPTGVKASIVII comes from the coding sequence ATGACGATGACCTACTCGTTCGCGTTCCAGCTCACCCCGGTCGAACTGGCGATCGTCCAGAATTCCGGCGTTCTGCCGAAGCCGACAGGCGTCAAAGCGTCGATCGTCATCATCTAA
- a CDS encoding DUF982 domain-containing protein: protein MSEKTFESPVFVRAAEGLIREIACLEDAFDFLDEWPSHRRGVIYETAKRACCRAFDGSVPLKVARDAFAGFARSVKILEDVATAIPWMAGAQTGRTGGFAA, encoded by the coding sequence ATGAGCGAGAAGACATTCGAGAGCCCCGTATTCGTGAGAGCCGCGGAAGGTCTCATTCGGGAAATAGCCTGCCTTGAGGATGCCTTCGACTTCCTTGATGAATGGCCTTCGCACCGGCGTGGCGTGATCTACGAGACTGCGAAGCGGGCGTGCTGCCGGGCCTTCGACGGCAGTGTGCCGTTGAAAGTCGCCCGCGACGCGTTCGCTGGCTTTGCCCGTTCGGTGAAAATCCTCGAGGATGTCGCCACGGCGATACCTTGGATGGCCGGCGCGCAGACGGGCCGGACCGGCGGCTTTGCCGCCTGA
- a CDS encoding DUF982 domain-containing protein has product MLSQPFEKPVRVWVGLGFPRQLNSVVDAYQFVTDWCGNSPEQKAAIRACKAALAGDIDAETARGILVQFARKKDILVEDGMIPPVRTTQKPLHV; this is encoded by the coding sequence ATGCTATCCCAACCTTTCGAAAAGCCCGTTCGCGTTTGGGTCGGGCTTGGTTTTCCGCGGCAGCTCAACTCAGTTGTCGATGCATACCAGTTCGTCACGGATTGGTGTGGCAACAGTCCTGAGCAAAAGGCGGCGATCCGCGCCTGCAAAGCTGCGCTGGCCGGCGACATCGACGCAGAGACCGCGCGCGGTATTCTCGTGCAGTTCGCCAGGAAGAAGGACATCTTGGTAGAAGACGGAATGATCCCGCCAGTCAGAACCACACAGAAACCGTTGCATGTCTAA
- a CDS encoding Hsp20 family protein yields MRNTFDFTPLFRSGVGFDRMLNALEAASRVETVDNWPPYDIAKNGEDDYRITMAVAGFSQNELDITQEQNILMVSGQKAAEDNAEYLHHGIAERAFRRRFELADHVKVLNASLVNGLLTIDLKREIPEEMKPRRIEIGSAKAKPKAEAKQIEANKQAA; encoded by the coding sequence ATGAGAAACACTTTCGACTTCACCCCCCTGTTCCGGTCGGGCGTTGGCTTCGACCGAATGTTGAACGCGCTTGAGGCCGCGAGCCGTGTAGAGACGGTCGACAACTGGCCTCCCTACGATATCGCCAAAAATGGCGAGGACGACTACCGCATCACCATGGCGGTGGCCGGCTTCTCACAGAATGAGTTGGACATCACGCAGGAGCAGAACATACTCATGGTGTCCGGCCAGAAGGCGGCGGAGGACAATGCCGAATACCTGCATCACGGCATTGCCGAGAGGGCCTTCCGTAGGCGTTTCGAACTGGCCGATCATGTCAAGGTCCTGAACGCCAGTCTGGTCAACGGTCTTCTGACGATCGATCTCAAGCGAGAGATTCCCGAAGAGATGAAGCCGCGCCGGATCGAGATCGGCAGCGCCAAGGCAAAGCCGAAAGCCGAGGCAAAGCAGATCGAGGCCAACAAGCAGGCCGCCTGA
- a CDS encoding Hsp20/alpha crystallin family protein produces the protein MSVRDLIPWSRGNGDQLPSVLRDSDRDPFLSLHREVNRLFDDVFRGFDSSLPAFGRASSFGGGWPSVEISDGEKEVKVTAEVPGLDEKDIEVLLDDGVLTLKGEKRSQSEDQNRQFSERYYGRFERRIPLGYEIEEDKIDARFKNGVLTVMLPKTAKAQSQAKRIEIKH, from the coding sequence ATGAGTGTCCGTGATCTTATTCCCTGGAGCCGCGGCAATGGCGACCAGCTTCCGAGCGTCTTGCGCGACAGTGATCGCGACCCGTTCCTGTCCTTGCATCGTGAGGTTAACCGGCTGTTCGACGACGTGTTCCGTGGCTTCGATTCCAGCCTGCCGGCCTTTGGCAGGGCTTCTTCCTTCGGCGGCGGCTGGCCGAGCGTCGAGATTTCCGACGGCGAGAAGGAGGTGAAGGTGACCGCCGAGGTACCCGGTCTGGATGAGAAGGACATCGAGGTCCTGCTCGACGACGGCGTGCTGACGCTGAAGGGCGAGAAGCGTTCCCAATCGGAGGACCAGAACAGGCAGTTCTCGGAGCGGTACTACGGCCGATTCGAGCGCCGTATCCCCCTCGGTTACGAGATCGAAGAGGATAAGATCGACGCCCGCTTCAAGAACGGTGTGCTGACGGTGATGCTGCCGAAGACCGCGAAAGCGCAGTCACAGGCCAAGCGCATCGAGATCAAGCACTGA
- a CDS encoding DUF982 domain-containing protein, translated as MDAIEFLEEWPIERRGLLHAAACETCCSAYDGRKSVEAAHKIFTTWARRVGLIEDVPVAPPWMTGPKIGGLDHLEAGA; from the coding sequence ATGGATGCCATAGAGTTCTTGGAAGAATGGCCCATCGAAAGGCGTGGCCTTCTTCACGCGGCGGCATGTGAAACGTGCTGTTCCGCCTACGACGGCCGGAAGTCTGTCGAGGCGGCGCACAAAATCTTTACGACTTGGGCTCGCAGAGTCGGGCTGATCGAGGATGTCCCCGTGGCGCCGCCTTGGATGACGGGACCGAAGATCGGCGGCCTAGACCATTTGGAAGCTGGTGCTTGA